One window of Campylobacter avium LMG 24591 genomic DNA carries:
- the recO gene encoding recombination protein RecO has translation MQGYILHTQRVRDEDLIVYILSKNKLLKAYRFYGLRHSSILSGYKIDFALEEHMSFLPRLKDTMHLGFEWILNREKMLIWQEFIRLFYRHLKDIEECDSFYFELLNESAKRFARQNSKRVILDAYLELLSFEGRLHTKFRCFVCDELIDNENIGLVRAFLPAHKDCAFVYEVAQDKLKHFYQNKNSSIFDDNEVSDMYKIIKEGF, from the coding sequence ATGCAAGGCTATATCTTGCACACGCAAAGGGTGCGTGATGAGGATTTGATAGTATATATTCTAAGCAAAAACAAGCTTTTAAAGGCATACCGTTTTTACGGGCTTAGGCATTCTAGTATATTAAGCGGCTACAAGATAGATTTTGCTTTAGAAGAGCACATGTCTTTCTTGCCAAGGCTTAAAGATACTATGCACCTTGGTTTTGAGTGGATTTTAAATAGAGAGAAAATGCTTATTTGGCAAGAATTTATAAGGCTTTTTTATAGACATTTAAAAGATATTGAGGAGTGCGATAGCTTTTATTTTGAGCTTTTAAACGAAAGTGCAAAAAGGTTTGCTAGGCAGAATTCAAAGCGTGTTATTTTAGATGCTTATCTTGAACTTTTAAGCTTTGAGGGGCGTTTGCATACAAAATTTAGATGTTTTGTTTGCGATGAACTTATAGATAATGAAAATATAGGCTTGGTAAGGGCTTTTTTGCCAGCACACAAGGATTGCGCCTTTGTATATGAGGTAGCACAAGATAAATTAAAGCACTTTTATCAAAACAAAAACTCGTCTATCTTTGATGATAATGAAGTAAGCGATATGTATAAGATTATAAAGGAAGGTTTTTAA